TGGATCGAATTTTTAAAATTGTTCGGTAAGATATTTTTAACCTGCTATGGACATAGATCTTCGGAGTAGATTTCTCTTGCTCATCAAGTGGAGATCAAACCCATTGACTTGACGCCGCGTCAGGCGCGACGACGATCTCATGCCGCGCTCTCGGATACAGCATCCTTGGAATCCTTGATGTTAGTAGCTGCTGAAGAGTCTGCCTCCAGACGCACCCCGTTGCCCCTACCGAGGCCGCCGAAGCCTATTGCGGCTCATCAATACTGGTGTTGTTTTGCAGCGGTTTGCATTTTGACGTTCGGCATCAGCAGCGTCAGAGTGGGTGCGATAGAAATTGGATGGCAGGCTTATGTAAAGGGTGATTACGCGACCGCCCTAACCGATTTTCGATTCAATGCGCAACGCGGCGATGCCTTGGCAGAGTATAACCTTGGTGTCATGTACGAGACCGGTCAAGGAGTTGAGCAGGATGATGTCGAGGCATTTATCTGGTACTCCCGCGCCGCGGAGCATTTTCCTGAAGGTGACGCACGCAAACGGGCATTGCGTCGACGCGAAGCTGTCAAAAGATTTATGACCGATGAAGAACGTTCGGATGCCATGACACACGCGAGGCAAAAGGGACTCGACACTCAAGACCTTGGAAATGCGCAGGTTGTCATTCGCCTCAATAACGATAGGCCGAAATCAACAAGCGTTTTACCGGGGCGAAAGCCAAGGCGCGGCCAGAAATCTTCGATTCCTAATGGTCGTGTCCAGTATGCTCTGCATCTGTCATCAGTCAGATCTCGACATGATACAGCGAGAGAATGGGCCAGGTTGAGCAGGATTAATGGCGAGCTATTATCAGACATGCGTATGCACGTGCGGCAGGTAAATATCGAGAACCGTGGCACTTTCTACCGAGTATTGGCTGGCTATGTGGCGAATCGATTGAAGGCAGAAGACCTATGCTCCCGCATAAGAGTAAAGAAACAATATTGTATCGCAGTCCGACTTCACGGAAATTAGAGCGTTATCCGACCTAACGGGGTCATTCGATGGGCCAGAGCGGCTCATCCGCTGATGTCCACCGCGGTCTGCACAT
This is a stretch of genomic DNA from Gammaproteobacteria bacterium. It encodes these proteins:
- a CDS encoding SPOR domain-containing protein — translated: MTFGISSVRVGAIEIGWQAYVKGDYATALTDFRFNAQRGDALAEYNLGVMYETGQGVEQDDVEAFIWYSRAAEHFPEGDARKRALRRREAVKRFMTDEERSDAMTHARQKGLDTQDLGNAQVVIRLNNDRPKSTSVLPGRKPRRGQKSSIPNGRVQYALHLSSVRSRHDTAREWARLSRINGELLSDMRMHVRQVNIENRGTFYRVLAGYVANRLKAEDLCSRIRVKKQYCIAVRLHGN